A stretch of the Lolium perenne isolate Kyuss_39 chromosome 3, Kyuss_2.0, whole genome shotgun sequence genome encodes the following:
- the LOC139838252 gene encoding uncharacterized protein codes for MATGRASRLTGYAPAGTGVGPAEAARVPQLESDLRVARAQCATSEEANRAAAAKLKVADGELKRLRLLEANHLKELAALKKEQEEKLEGLSKRLEEVERQRLSLQQEVTTKSNELSATAKRWLGELSALDRGLAAAFPEAQEEALAAVGRAREDRRQATGEQSSDCFTMDDYLASIAARVEPVTKLGWELRKAAEELVRLLWPTETLPEDLSNLIAWLDRAPDRFLDWKESATRAGADMALSFVLSWYNEVSLDQLEFRRADVEDKLPTENKTARLARACAIADFVDKSIFIADPNPPSDDEEEEAEDEEADDVPEDDPAAGSPDPAGA; via the exons ATGGCGACCGGGCGGGCGTCCAGGCTTACTGGATACGCCCCGGCTGGCACAGGCGTggggcccg ctgaggccgcccgggtcccgcagcttgagtcggacctccgagttgcccgcgctcaatgcgccacaagtgaggaggcgaaccgggctgctgccgccaagctgaaggtggctgacggggagctgaaacggctgcgcctccttgaggctaaccatctcaaggaacttgccgccctcaagaaggagcaggaggaaaagctggagggtctgagcaagcggttggaggaggtggagcggcaacggctttcgctccagcaagaggtgaccaccaagtccaacgagctgtcggccaccgccaagcggtggttgggggaacttagcgcgctcgaccgcggcttggcgg cggccttccctgaggcgcaggaggaggcgttagcggctgttggcagggcgcgggaggatcgccggcaggccactggggagcagagctccgactgcttcaccatggacgactatctggcgtccatcgccgcccgcgtggagccggtcaccaagcttggctgggagctgcggaaggcggcggaggagctggtccgactgctgtggccgacggagacgctgccggaagatctctccaatctcatcgcttggctggacagggctcccgaccgcttcttggactggaaggagtcggccacgcgcgccggagccgatatggcgctatcttttgtgctttcctggtataacgaggttagcctcgaccagttggagttccggcgcgccgacgtggaggacaagctcccgacggagaacaagactgctcggcttgcccgcgcctgcgccattgccgacttcgtcgacaagtccatcttcatcgcggacccgaatccgccgtctgacgacgaggaggaggaggctgaggacgaggaggcggacgacgtgcccgaggatgacccggcagccggctctcctgatccagccggtgcttag